The Lolium rigidum isolate FL_2022 chromosome 1, APGP_CSIRO_Lrig_0.1, whole genome shotgun sequence region AGATTGATTTGATATATGGAATACTCTTTTATGAGGAAATTGTGATATATGAAGGTAGCACGCCAGAGACGTTAACAAGACACCCAATGCGAGTGCTCGATCACGAACACCCCTAACGGGGCAAAAACCTGTTAATGCTACCCCCTCTAAGTACTAACAGTTCATATTACAAGCCACGAACACAAGTTTAGGAAACAACACGGCCTTTTTTAAACTAGAAGAATTGAAGAAACAACATGTTCAACCTTCCGTGATCAGCAGGCGGGGTCGAAGAGCAATACATGGGCACTACACATTACCAATTTACCATATCTGTATTGTTACTGCACACTTCGAGTTGCTACCATGAAAGCAGAGTAATCCTTCTTGATGTTCTTCAGCCTCGTGAGCTCGCCAACTGTACCGAAATACTGTGTTTATGTAGTAGTAACAAAATATGGTTTGCTGTGATGTTTACTGGCCTACATGTGTTTGGATCAGCGCCATGCATTGTATCGTATAAGTAAGTGTGTAGGTGGTATACATGTATATTTACGCGGATGAATAATTCAGCATGTATATAAAGATTGATTTGATGTATGGAACTCTTACGGCAAAGCTGAAGATACACGATCCAACGTAATTTCAAGACCATAGTTCTTCCGATCACCAAATCTTGGATGGCACGCAAAAAAACTGATAGGCTGAGCACGACGATAGTATGAGCACTATAAAACAACCATTTATATAGATCAGTGACATGGTGCTATGCTCTGGTTATACCTGCATGGAACCATTTTACAACTTCCCTGCCAACAAACTTTCGAGAAAAAGTACTCCTTGCATGCCACGCCGTTCTGATTACCAGAATCAACACAACAGGGCACAAAGATGAAACTACCAACAGTACATGCAAACAGAGAAAGATTACCAGCAACGAGGGATTAAGTGAAGCAGTATCATCATTGACATGAACCCACTGGTTCTGTTAATGCTGTTAATTACATCTTCACTGGCCCCTAGCCATGGGCATGCTCAATGATATAGAATTAAACGaaattaaacaaaacaaaaaggacAGCCGCCAGATTATTCCTGCCCCTACCAATTGGAGTTCAGACAAGCGACTGCATCCACAAGGAAAAGAACAGACATTTTGAAGGACAGATGTGTGTTTGCCTAAGAGGATCTTCAAGCAGATGACTTGGTAGCAGCTTGTTGAGCTGTGGCAGCACGCGGGCCAGAAGTGGTTGCTGCAGGTGGCGGAACATACATCTTAGCTCTACGAAGAACCTCAGCAACAATCCAATGCTTATTTTTGCTCAGGGGCCTACAGGGATCCAGCTTAACCTGGAAAGATATCATCCAGCCATTATTTTAAAAAGAGGTATCTTTGAAGAAGGAAAATGTTGTAGTCTATATTGCACCTTTAATAAATCATAGTACAAAAAGAACACACTAGTCTCCAGTAAGCAGATAAATAGAATATATCACAGCACAAAACATTGCAAACTCGTTATAAATTTGATAGAGCAACTGTACATCAGCCATTTCAGTATAACCTTGTAAAGACAGTCACACAAGCTTCTTTATAAAACCATGCCCCTTGGTGATGTGGATCTCTGGGTGCTTAAAGAAAAAATAGTTTAGCAGAAACCATATTGTAAGCAAATTGCAGTCACCACCTTTACAGATGTGAGATGCACACAACACCATGCCTAAGCAATCTTTTCAAATAAGACCATGTTAGTTTTATTAGAGTTCAGTCTGCAGCTGCTCCTTGTCCAGTCACCACCTTTACAGATGTGAGATGCACATAACACCAGGTCTACTAAGCAATCTTTTCAAATAAGACCATGTCAGTTTATTAGAGTTCACTCTGCAGCTGCCTAAACTCCTTGTCCAGTCAGACATGCTTGGATACAGCTCGGCCCCATTTCTGTCTTTGTttccagaaaaaaaaaattggcacAGGGATTTAGGGGCTCTATTTGGTCGACCAATATGACCAGATGGCTTCAAACCGTGCCTACAGATGTGGAGATGAAATGAATAGTGGTTGCCAGAAGGTCAACCACGTCGACAGTGACCGAGGGCCGCTTGCGAGCAAGTTAGATCTGACCAGGGCCAGATTGTTCGGTTGGTGCAGTATGAGATGAGATTGCAAAATAGATGTTCTGCATAACTTCTTAGAGATGGTATCCTGTCCAACTAATTTTGATATAGGTTGTGTACTGCCTACCCAATTACATTGTTATTCACTTTTGCATAAAGCAATAATTGGACAAATCACATGCAAACATTATGGCAATATCCTTCACATAGGATTGTCTATCAGATATTCCTTCACATACATAGAAGTCTGGGTGCCAAAACGTATGGTATCCTAGAGATCACGATGGAGGAAAATATGTCATTCTAGAACATCCACCGTCATTACATATAAGTTCAGGATGCAATATTGTTTACTTTAAAGATCACAAAGCCTAGACTGGGTTTCTCCAATAAGGTAGCTAGTGCTTACTGAAACTTCAGTTTGCAAGCTGAAAAAGTAAACCAGATTTGTCTTATTTGGACTTGGAGCTCCGGAAAGCTTTACCTTTTCATTTAGTGATGAATCTGGGAAGAAATAAACTGCTCAATCTAGCTTGCTTGAGCTGATAATAAGATAATATCACAGATTGAAGTACAGAAATACGAGACAGTGCAGCAATCACGTAATATGTCAAAAAACCTTGTATTGATTGATGTGTGGGAGCAAAAAGCTAGTAATGTGCTGATAATAAATCAGCCACGTTCCTTCGATGGACGACCTCAAATTCCAAAGCTACCAGAGAATATGTTGCTTGACTATCCAACAGTTAAACTGAAAGATTACCAGCTGTATAGTACTAGAGTCTAATTGTATTGACTATTGACATCACAAGTAGATAGTTCGAAAAGAAAGTTCTACTAATACACTTCACAAAGTTCACGCAATAAGTGTTTTCTACCATCTGGAACTTGTTCAGAAGCAAACACGCAGGGAGAAGGATGGATATTAACTCTACAGGATCAAGTGTAATCTCAACTAACAAATATGGTCACCATCTGAAGACAAACCACTGTCGACAGACAAAACTACCAAGCAGACAGCTTAACTGGCACGGTTTCTTGAAATTTATAACATTAAGGTAGACATGAACACCAAAACTGCTTTCATATTTCGAGCCCGTCTTTAAGTATGGACCATAGGTCCAACAAAGAGCATATAACAGTCAGGAGCATACCGTATACTAGAGATAGAAGAGAAAGTACTAACCAGCAAGCTTAACTGGCAAGATTTTCTAAAATTTACAACAGTAAAGTAGACACGAGAAACGAAACTGCTTTCGTATTTTAGCCGCTCTTTATGTATGAATCATAGGTCCAACCAAGAGCACATAAAGTTACCTTCTACACCATGAAGTAATCAATCATTACATTTGAACTAAATTCTAAGAAGTTGAATTCAAACCCCTACCCCACCGTTCAAACAGGCCCTCGGAACATAAACCTGAACCTCAATCGGAGGATGCCGAAATGAATCGTGATACAGAAATGAGTAGCTATAGGAAAATCAGACAGCTTCATACGCAATAGCCTGATCAAATGCAGCATCACATTTAACAGAGTGAAGGGGGCGAACTACAGATAACATAGCATAAGGCAACTGTCCAGCCATACTCAACAATAACTACATCAACCCTCAGATAGCACTAGCCCTGATCTTCAGCTGTTTTGACACCCACATACATAACCAGCCTGGAGAACATTACACGCAGCCCTGAGACCCAGGTGATCTAGGAACGGTCAAAAGTATAATAGAAATAGTTGACAACTGCTGATAAGGCAGCTTAACTAAAATATATAACAATAGAGTCACGAACACTGAAGCTGCCATCATATTTTAGCCTCTCTCTATGTACTCATTGACATAGGTTCAACAAAGAGAATATAACAGTCAAAGAGTATACTTGAAGTACTTCACAACTACCAGCAGCCAGCTTAATTGGCAGGATTTCCTAAAATTTATATCAGTAGAGTAAACACAAACACCAAAACTGCTTTCATATTTTAGCCCCCTCTTTAAGCAGTCATCAAGAATATAATATATAATAGAAATGGTTGAGAAACTACTAAGCAGCCAACTTAACTGCCAGGATTTTCTAAGATTACGGCAGTAGAGTAGACACGAACACTGAAACTGCTTTCATATTTTAGCTGGTCTTTTATGTATGGACCGTAGATCCAACCAAGAGCACAATAGTTACCTTCAGCACCATTAAATAATCAATCATTAGATTTGAACTAAATTCTAAGCAGTCGAATACAAACTCCTACCCATCGTTCAAACAGGCCCTCGGAGAATGAACCTGAACCTCAATCGAAGGACGCCGAAATGAATCGTGATAGGGAAATGAGTAACGCTCGGAAAATCAGATGGCTTCACAAGCAGCAGCCTAATCAAATGCAGCATCACAGTTAACAGAGGGAGGGGGAGGCGAAGGAGCAGGCGGTTACTGACCCTGTCGCCGATGTTGCAGTCGTCGGCCTCGTCGTGCGCCATGAACTTGGAGGTGCGCTTGACGTAGCGGTTGTACACCTTGTTGTGGAAGAGGCGgtcaaccgccaccaccaccgactTCTGCATCTTGTTCGAGACCACGATCCCGACCACAGGCTTCATCTCCGCCCGCAAGATCGAGTCCCTCCGGCGAAGGATCAGGCGCTGCGCCGCGGGCCTGCGCCGTTCAGtactagcggcggcggcggcggcggcgggcgagatTGGAAACCCTAGTTAGCTTCTCACTGTGATGCGAAAGGGGACGTGGCGGCGGTTCGCGGTTGGTGCCGGGCAGGCCCGGCAACACGACGGGAAGGGTTTAGCTCGGGTTTGAGAAACCTGTATTGGTGGCCGTCCGATCAAGATTGTTCGTCTCAGATTTAGGAGGGCCCACAACTCCGTTTCCTAGCTCGCAAGGATGATCATTTCCCAGCTTTAATTGTACTAGTACTACTTTTTAGATTATTTGCCACACTAATTATTTGCTCTATTCCTCGTTTTACCAAATTCTCAATTTCTTCACTGAAAAATTCATGTGAAATGACCTAAAAAAACTGCCGACAATTACATGAACGTAGAGACCAATCTTGTTTGTGAGTCACGTTCATCGAGAGGATGGAGGCGAGGATGAAAGGGCCCGCTGATGACACCAACCATACCGTGGATACCGCAACCGTCCTCCACACCAGGAATCACTCCCATGAGTGGGTAACACGGTCCATAGATAGCCCGCACGACTCAATTCAACCCAACCAGGTTTCTCAAAGAATCTACAAAATCGAGAAGTTGAGGCATCCATTTGGCAAACTAGTCAACTAGGATCTGCCCTGTACACCATGTAACCATGTGCATTGCACCATTGTGTCATGGCATCAATT contains the following coding sequences:
- the LOC124682562 gene encoding 30S ribosomal protein S17, chloroplastic-like, whose amino-acid sequence is MKPVVGIVVSNKMQKSVVVAVDRLFHNKVYNRYVKRTSKFMAHDEADDCNIGDRVKLDPCRPLSKNKHWIVAEVLRRAKMYVPPPAATTSGPRAATAQQAATKSSA